The following DNA comes from Spirochaetota bacterium.
TGAGTTTTCAGTAAATGTTGAAACAGGTTTCTATATAGAAAACGGTAAGATAACTGGCAGAGTAAAAGATACAATGCTCTTTGGAAATGTATTTGAGATTTTTAAAAAGGTAATACAAGCATCAAAAGAGACTAAAAATGTCTATAACGCAGTGTTACCATACATCATGGTTGATAGCGTAAATGTTTCATCGGAGGTATGATAAGATATTTGAAGAAATCTGTAGCAATAATAGGCAGAGTTTTTTATTCCTTTTTCTTCTATATCGGTGAGATATTCATATTTTCCTTTAATGTATTAAAAAACACATTCACAAAACCTTTCTATAGGAAGGAACTAATGGAAATTCTAGTTGATGTTGGATACAAGTCGCTACCGATAGTAGTCACAATATCGTTCTTCTCAGGAATGATAATGACACTTAATGTTGGTAAGAGCATGGATAGTATTGTCAAAGGAACATCACAATACATCGGCTCGGGTATAATGCTGGTCATGATAAAGGAATTTGGTCCTGTTCTTACCGCAATAGCATTGATAAGCAGAGTTGGGGCAGGTATAACATCACAAATCTCAACAATGAAGGCAACAGAACAGGTTGATGCACTTAGGATTATGTCCATTTCTCCTATGAAGTTCCTAGTAGTTCCAAGAGTATGGGGCATAGTGATAATGATGCCGTTTATGGCTTCAATATCAGTAGTCTCAGGTGTAATAGGTGGTATGTTTATGGTAATTCTGTATCTTGACCAAAGCGTATTCACTTACTTTGATAGAGTGTTATTCGTCTTGAACCCTAGAGATATTCTTGATATGATAATAAAAAGTTCTATACTAGGTTTCTTCATAGGTATAATTAGCTGTATGTATGGTATGAAATCAGAAGGAGGAGCAAGAGGTGTCGGTATATCTACCACCAAGTCAGTTGTATCATCTGTTATCATAATAGCAATAGTTGATTATATAGTAACCTACATCCTGATGACCCTGAGATAATACTAAAATTAAATACATAAACCAAAAGTATCTACTATTCTTACCAAAACACAATAGATATATAATGTCACTCTTGTTGAATCCAATATTGTTGTTCCGTAATAATTTCTAGAAGGAGGTAGGGTTGTCCATTAATCTTAAACATTCATACACGGGACTGATAAAGCAGGTAAAATTGGTATTTTCACAGACTACTTTTTCGTATCGTGGAGTCTTGATAAATTGTTTTGGTAATTCAGTCAAAGAGTAACATTTATGAAGAAGTTAAAGGTAACCGTTGTTGGTGCTGGTAATGTTGGGGGGACAGTAGCAAATATTATCTCTCAAAGAGGATACGCTGATGTAGTTTTGATTGACATAGACGGAGATATAGCGAAAGGTAAAGCAATAGATATCCAACAACAATTGGCCATATCTAACTCTGATGCGAGAATTATCGGTGGTAGTGACTACTCACTTACAGAAGGTAGTGATATATCCGTTATAACTGCTGGCTTTCCAAGAAAACCTGGTATGAAAAGAGAAGAATTATTAGAAGCAAACTCAAAGGTTGTTAAAACCGTCACAGAAAACTTGATCAAACATTCACCAAACACATACATTATAGTAGTAACAAACCCTGTTGATGCAATGTCCTACCTTGCATTCAAGGTGTCAGGTTTCAGTAGAAACAAAGTGCTAGGGATGGGGGGGGTTCTTGATACTGCTAGGCTAAAGTATTACATAAAACAAAAATTAAATGTCTCTTACAACTCCATAAATGCAATCGTTATCGGAGGTCACGGTGACGAAATGGTTCCGGTCATGTCATCAACGACCGTTTCAGGAAAGCCTATAACAAGTATTCTTAATAAAGAGGAGATAGAAGAGATTATTAACAAAACTAAAAATGGAGGAGCAGAGATTGTAAGTCTTCTAAAAACAGGTTCAGCATACTACGCACCTGGAATGGCCGTTGTTAGGATGATTGAGAGCATAGTATTTGACAGGAAAGAAGTCTTACCTTCATCAGTATTCTGTCAGGGAGAGTATGGAATAGATGGAATATTCTTCGGACTCCCTGTAGTTTTAGGTATAAATGGACTTGAAAAGATAGTTGAAGTTATACTGTCGGAAGAAGAGAAAGAAATGTTCAAGAGATCAGTTCAGAGTGTCAAAAATACAATAGAAGTTATGAATAAACTTCCTATCTAACTTTTGCAGTTTTTCCGATCTTGTTCAAACAGACTTTCAGATATAATTCTTCTAAGATTTGAAAAAGTTTTACTTCATTTTTTCTTGAAATTAAGAAGTATTTATCTCTAATCTATCTACCGTGGGTAGAAGGATACTCATATTACTATTTGGAAACATAGCACTCATAACGATAGCAATAATGATATTTGATACTCTAGGTATAATTGACTATAGAAGTTTTGTTTATGATAATATACCCTTCGCAAGACAACTTCTTGAACAGAAACTAGAAGATCCAAAACTTATTGAGAAGGAAAGCCTTTTAAGATACAAAGAAGAACTTGACTACCTTAAGCAAAGTCTTGACAATAGAGAAAAACAAATATTAGAAAAAGAAAAAGAAATCATAGCCAAAGAGACCGAATTACAACAAAGAATGACTTCTATTGAAGAACTCCAAAAATCTCTCGAACAACAACAAAGGATATTTAGAAATTACGATGAGAAGATAACGAGGATAGCAACATACATAAACTCACTACCACCCGAAGACGCAGCAAGGATATTAGAAAACATGGAAGATAACACCATAGTTGATGTCTTGCTCAAAATAGATCAAATAGCACAGCGAGAAGGAACTCTATCAATATCATCATTCCTCTTATCTAGGCTACCACCCGACAGAGCAGCAAGAATAAGCGAAAAAATACTAAGAAGATAACTAAACAACAGACTTTACCAAGTCCTCTGAATTCTTAAAAACTCTAGCAATATCCTCATCCTCAAGTCCTGCACCTTTGAGTATCTTATACGCAAAATCCTTTGTTATAAGGTTATCAGGAGTATGAGTATCGGTATCAATTACCATCATAGCACCAAATTTCTTACAAACTTTCGCAACATAACCATTAGTAAGCGAATGTCCTTTTCTAGCAGTTATCTCTATGTACTTTCCATTACTAACAGCAATCTTAACCTCTTCCTCTGATATGAGTCCTGGATGACCAAGAATATCAACGAACTTACTTTCTAAAGCCTTCCTATTCGTTAGCCTTTCAACAGGTTCAACAATAGTTTCTCCATGAACTACTACAATTTTTGCTCCTCTCTTTTTTGCTAATTCAGCAACTTCGTTTATCTGATCTGGATGAACATGTGTGATTTCAACGCCAGGCAAAACTATAATATCATCATAATAACTTCTTATTGAATTACAAAAATTCACAATCTCCTTCACAACAAAATCAACATTTGAGGCATCAACATGATCGGTAATAGCAAGTGCCTTATAACCAAACTGCCTTGCTCTCTGCACAAGTTCATTAGGAGACAAAACCCCATCACTAAAAAATGTATGAGAGTGTAAATCTATCATCTTCTGTCTCCTTAAGAGTTATTCAGAAATAGTGTTATTCTGTGACTGATTAATACTCTCCTCACCACCAGAGTTCTGAACAGGTTGAGTTTCAGATGTATTAGGTTTTTCTAAAACAGGTTGTCTTGAAATCTGACTTTGAGAATTTTCTTGAATTCCTTGGGTAACATAAACTGAAGATGGTCTAGATTGAGTAATCCTTGGTGTCGTAGGTTTAACAGTAGAAATAGTTTTCCTTGCGTTTATATAAGATGAGTAATCAACATCTATTATGCTTGATATTTCTATTATCATTCCCAGTATCTCTTCCTTCCTAGTCTGATTGTAAACATAAGAAAGTAATTCTATCGCTCTTGAATAGTTACCTATCTTCCTGTATGACTTTCCTAGAACTTCATAAACTTCAACACCGGTCATACCAAAGCTTAAAGATGCTTCTAACGATGAAACAGCCTTGTGATACTTACCTTGAGAGTAATAATTTCTACCAAGTATATACAAGCATTCTGGGTCTCCAGGATACCTACGATTATGACTTACCAAAATCTGCTCTGCCCTGTCGTATTTAGCAGAAAGCATGTATAATTCACCTAGTTCTAGGGTAAATTCCCTCTCCTTATCAGGAAACAGTCTTATCCCTTCAATAGCGTATTCTATCGCTTGCTTGTAGTCCTTTGTATGGTCTCTGTATATTTTTATCATCAGCAAGTGAGACCTCGGATCTCTAACACCATTGAATATATCCTTTGTTATCTCTGAAACAGCCCCAGATATATCTCCCTTTAAATACTTTGAGTAGGCACTTTCATAACTACCAAAAACATCAAAAGTCATTATGAAAAATAGAATTAACAGAACTACAACCATCTATACCCCCACAGTAATACTAAAAGATTTTCGGAATATCTGACAAATCAAAAAATTTTATATAATCAGATTAATTCCGAATTTCATAATGATGAATGTCTCAAACTTATTAAATTTCAAGGAAATTTTAAACATAAATAAAGAACTTAGCATAAGCAAAAAAGACACTAACAAACCAGCAGAAGACAGATTTGACGCATTCCTAAAGCAAATAACCGAAGAAAATAGAACTCAATACGAACTAACAAACAAACCTACCCAAAATGTCATTAATAAAGAAGAAAGAAACCTAAAAGATAAAACACAAAACCAAAAAGAGACAGATAGCGAATTCAGAACAAATCCTACAACCAAAACAGAAAAAGAGATTGTAGAAAAAACTAAATCAAACAAATCAGATAACGATGATAAGACCAATAAATCAAACACTAGACCTTTTACGCTGGATATAAGCAAAAGTGAGACTAGAACAAATAACCCCATAAAAGGAATAGATAAAATAAAATCCATAACTGAAAACAACGATCCTACATCAATACAAACGCATTTTAATCTTGAAAGGCTTTATCAATTCTTACTCACACTTTTGAACCTATCAGACAAAACGAATATACCTCAAGACATCAAAGATAAAATTGAACAGATAAAGGCAAAAATAAACAACGGAAAACTAAATCTTGGCGAAATATCATCAGTTATTCTTGAAATCCAAAGATTCTTAAACCGACCAACAAACGAAGAACTTAGATCGCTTCTAAAAGAATTCCAAAGTTTAGTCTCTCAAGATAGTAATTTGAAGCTTAATTTATCTAAACTCACACTGACAGATGTCGGTGAAAACAAAAATCCTAACCAAGAAAGAAACATCAATTTTAACATATTGCTTAATCTAGCCAAAAGTGAAGCCAAAAAAGATGATGACAAACAAGTCAGGTTCATAGAAAACCCATTACAAACGCAAGTTAAATTTGATAACCTCAAACTAACTGTAAATCAATCACAAAGTACTTCACTACAACCAAATTTCTTTATCCAACTACAGATGTTGTCAAGGGCGGTAGAAGAATTCTCTGGTAGGCTAGTTATGAACTTAAGAAACGGCACTAGTGAGATGAAGATGACACTATTCCCCCCAGAGATCGGAAAAGTATTCGTGAAAGTTGAAACAACAAACGATGGTAAGATAATAGGCAATATAGTGGTCTCAACTAAAGAAGCATACACTCTATTCCAAGAACATCTTAACACAATAAAAGAGAACTTGGTAAACCAAGGATTTAATGTAAGTAATATGAATTTAACTCTTGACAATTCAATGTTTGGTAGTGGATACAGAAATAATAGAGGAGAAATTGAGGAAAATTTTAGTAGATTTTCATTCAATCTTAGCAATACCAAAGAGGCATACGAAACTAGCGTTTCTATTAACAAAGAATCAAACTACGACGGAAGGATACTACTCTACGCATAACACAAACAATATCATAAAACAAAGCAACTAATTAGTCTGTTGTAGAACAGTAATAACAAAAACTTACTTGAGTTAAACTTAATAATAATTAACAATTACAGCAGAAACATAAAATCATCCATACAAACCTGCTATCGTGTAAACAAATGACAACAAACATACACTAATAAGTTATAAAGAAACTGTCATAAGGAGAAGATGAGACCTCTTCAGTTGTATGCTTAACTTTCATAACTAATGCTCCAGATGGACCTTGATGTAGAAGTATCAGCAATTGAGATATCTTATCATCGTCTCCAAATGCTAAAACCTCAACACCTCCATCTTCCAAGTTTCTAACCCATCCTTTTATACCAAGTCTATTAGCATTCCTTTGAACGAAGTATCTAAACCCTACTCCTTGAACTCTACCATAAATCAAAACATGTAGCTTAAGCATAAGGTTATTATAAAAAAATAACATAACACTATCTCAAACTTTTCACATTACAGGCTATGAATTTTCTAAATTTTAAAACATTCCGTAACACTTCACATTACATTGTCTTGTGAGACTTTATATACAAAAAGATCACATTCTTACTTATTCTCTATTGTCAAATAGAAATCTACTCTTTTACAAAAACTTGTCTCAGCCTATTAACGAAATCCTCAGGTTCTCTGCGTATCAACTCTCTTGAGTAATCAAAGTTACGTAAATGAC
Coding sequences within:
- a CDS encoding ABC transporter permease; its protein translation is MIRYLKKSVAIIGRVFYSFFFYIGEIFIFSFNVLKNTFTKPFYRKELMEILVDVGYKSLPIVVTISFFSGMIMTLNVGKSMDSIVKGTSQYIGSGIMLVMIKEFGPVLTAIALISRVGAGITSQISTMKATEQVDALRIMSISPMKFLVVPRVWGIVIMMPFMASISVVSGVIGGMFMVILYLDQSVFTYFDRVLFVLNPRDILDMIIKSSILGFFIGIISCMYGMKSEGGARGVGISTTKSVVSSVIIIAIVDYIVTYILMTLR
- the mdh gene encoding malate dehydrogenase, producing the protein MKKLKVTVVGAGNVGGTVANIISQRGYADVVLIDIDGDIAKGKAIDIQQQLAISNSDARIIGGSDYSLTEGSDISVITAGFPRKPGMKREELLEANSKVVKTVTENLIKHSPNTYIIVVTNPVDAMSYLAFKVSGFSRNKVLGMGGVLDTARLKYYIKQKLNVSYNSINAIVIGGHGDEMVPVMSSTTVSGKPITSILNKEEIEEIINKTKNGGAEIVSLLKTGSAYYAPGMAVVRMIESIVFDRKEVLPSSVFCQGEYGIDGIFFGLPVVLGINGLEKIVEVILSEEEKEMFKRSVQSVKNTIEVMNKLPI
- a CDS encoding histidinol phosphate phosphatase domain-containing protein yields the protein MIDLHSHTFFSDGVLSPNELVQRARQFGYKALAITDHVDASNVDFVVKEIVNFCNSIRSYYDDIIVLPGVEITHVHPDQINEVAELAKKRGAKIVVVHGETIVEPVERLTNRKALESKFVDILGHPGLISEEEVKIAVSNGKYIEITARKGHSLTNGYVAKVCKKFGAMMVIDTDTHTPDNLITKDFAYKILKGAGLEDEDIARVFKNSEDLVKSVV
- a CDS encoding tetratricopeptide repeat protein, with amino-acid sequence MVVVLLILFFIMTFDVFGSYESAYSKYLKGDISGAVSEITKDIFNGVRDPRSHLLMIKIYRDHTKDYKQAIEYAIEGIRLFPDKEREFTLELGELYMLSAKYDRAEQILVSHNRRYPGDPECLYILGRNYYSQGKYHKAVSSLEASLSFGMTGVEVYEVLGKSYRKIGNYSRAIELLSYVYNQTRKEEILGMIIEISSIIDVDYSSYINARKTISTVKPTTPRITQSRPSSVYVTQGIQENSQSQISRQPVLEKPNTSETQPVQNSGGEESINQSQNNTISE
- a CDS encoding flagellar hook-length control protein FliK; the protein is MMNVSNLLNFKEILNINKELSISKKDTNKPAEDRFDAFLKQITEENRTQYELTNKPTQNVINKEERNLKDKTQNQKETDSEFRTNPTTKTEKEIVEKTKSNKSDNDDKTNKSNTRPFTLDISKSETRTNNPIKGIDKIKSITENNDPTSIQTHFNLERLYQFLLTLLNLSDKTNIPQDIKDKIEQIKAKINNGKLNLGEISSVILEIQRFLNRPTNEELRSLLKEFQSLVSQDSNLKLNLSKLTLTDVGENKNPNQERNINFNILLNLAKSEAKKDDDKQVRFIENPLQTQVKFDNLKLTVNQSQSTSLQPNFFIQLQMLSRAVEEFSGRLVMNLRNGTSEMKMTLFPPEIGKVFVKVETTNDGKIIGNIVVSTKEAYTLFQEHLNTIKENLVNQGFNVSNMNLTLDNSMFGSGYRNNRGEIEENFSRFSFNLSNTKEAYETSVSINKESNYDGRILLYA
- a CDS encoding acylphosphatase, with the translated sequence MLKLHVLIYGRVQGVGFRYFVQRNANRLGIKGWVRNLEDGGVEVLAFGDDDKISQLLILLHQGPSGALVMKVKHTTEEVSSSPYDSFFITY